The Branchiostoma lanceolatum isolate klBraLanc5 chromosome 17, klBraLanc5.hap2, whole genome shotgun sequence genome contains the following window.
GGTTGGCCCAGTGGAGGTCAGGTGGGAAGTCTTCCTTCTTGTACACAGTCATGTTGGGGTGAGCGTTACTGAGCAGCGTGTACACCTGGAAATAAATAAGAAGAAAGACCCGTTATAATTAAGCACCTTTTGAACATGATAGTTTAAACAAAGCGTAAGCTCTCgtttatttattcttatcaatcaatcaatcaattcagaTTTGCCACATtatgtggaaggattgacatgtGACTATCACCTTTCCAAAATGTAAGTCCAGAGACCagactgtaaagtttgaacaactCACACTTGGACCCCTAGGCCTATTATTTCGATAAGTGGGGTGGCCTTTAACAAAAACCGGTGCACAGCgcccaaaaacaaacaaacatacatacatacatacaaacaagcaaactcgTCTATTCTATAGCATAAACATACCTCTTCTAGCTTCCCCTCTTTCGGCTGAATGATCGCTAGTGGACCATAATCGGCCAGATAGAACTGTAGGTACGACTCCGGGACGTAATTTAGTAGTTCGATCTGATGAGGTGACGTGTTTACGTCCTGGGCGCCGTGGTCCGACGCTATGATGACGTTCAACGTCGCTTCCAGGTCGTTCCGACGTATTTCTTCCCGCAGGTATCCGATCACAGAATCTACCTGACGCACCATTCGTTTCCTCTCTTCCGACCTGGTATAAAAAATGTTGacagaaatatcatatttgCTTGATCGGTTCCTTATGAGGAACTTGAAAGACAGCGTTTTATTAAACAATTGTTGACTCACAAGGATAGTTACGTGCCTTTATTTCGACAGGCTTATGAAATAACATTTATAAATATTTGAAGAATTAAAAGAACGCCATTTCTTCTTAACCGCGGGTTACATGATTTaaccaggggccccaaaatcgaccttgaacttcggcttcacaacacctgccaacataccaaatttcatcttcatccatcaagaggttcctgagttatgctgactacagtagtgcggaaacataaacagacaaacagacagacagacagacaaacacacacagacacatccaaaaatatatttccatttttcatggagataaaaattcaGCACTGAATTTTAAAGTATTGTTGAGGTCAGATAGAAAGATACATGTTACTTTCACAGTCGCGTGAAATAAAGTTCGAAGAATTAGAGGAACGCCATTTTACCGCCATCACCTTAGATGCaccaggtaaattttgaaaacaaaccaCTTGAAACATTCGATCGAGTACTTGCGAAATCGTTTCACGCTGCATGGACGTTTTCTTGAACGTCACTTAAGTTGAATAATCAATTAACGACTCCACTAATGCATCCATTAAGCATAAGACACGAATTCGTCGGCCTTCAGTTAACCGGAAAATGCACTTTATGATTTCTATTTCTGGAAATAACGCTAATAATTACCAATAATAATTACCAATAATAAGCACTCATAGCAGCAGAAGATTCACGTAGCAAACTCATCAAGGCTTTCGGACGCCTTTCACACTTACGGTACATGTTATCAACGAACTGATTCTAGGCGATTGctgtcaaaacaaaactttttatCATGTGTTACTTTTATTGTCGTATTTTTCCATGTTCGTCTCgttggcgcagtggcagggttcCAATCGGgtgtcccctgatttgtcttgttgacgttgtgcccttgggaaaggcactttacacgagtTTAATGTAGGTGCCGTGtgtgaggagagccacacctcgagcacgtaaaagaaaaaaaatacgcTTCTTGAAAAGAATAGAGatccttcccgatgtgagtgaatcaaatatatctgtccggatatgcagcttgtactgttcagtgcaaacctggtctgttacgccatgaggcggtttaccggatataccatccatccatccatccatccatccatccatccatacatacatacatacatacatacatacatacatacatacatacatacatacatacatacatacatacatacatacatacatacatacatacatacatacatgtacatacatacatacatacatacatacatacatacatacatacatacagtgtGGGGAAATGATGTCAAAGAAAAAATGTACCCCACTCCGTGATAGTGCACGTCTAAATCCGGCTGGCTGAAGTACAAGGTCACGAGGTCAAGGTCGTCACGTGACAACCACATCATCACGGTGTCCACTCTCTCCTTccttaacaaagaaaagaaatatgaatatatgtaattttatcattgtacatacataaattatgaataacaattcccgcttctggagtggaacgCTCCTTTGAGCCTAGACCAGACCTTGAAAGATTTCTATAAACTTCATGCTTAGAAATAACATGCgaatatttgtgtttgtttgtgtttgtgtgtttgtgtgtatgtgtgtatgtttatgttttaCAAATATAGATTCGTGCCAGACGGGAAACCTAGCGAAACcacatcccaacatctgcttggaaattacacCTACCAGTCCTCTAGCGTGTTCGTTGTTGTTCCCATGGGAACGATCTTGTCAGCGCGCATCCCTTTAATGTCGACACTCCCTCCGGGAAAGAAGTACGTGCCTACTCGTTTGCCTTGTCTCTTGGCCGTTATCCAGATGGGCTCTGCCCCTGCATCCATCCACCTGCTATTGGTCAGACTGTCCGGCCAATCAATGCGCTCTCCCGTGGTGACGTCATAGCAGACGTTGTGGACAACCCCATGGCTTTCTGGGTATTGTCCTTATAAGGAGTAAAAGATGTAAACTTGTACTGAAAAGATTAAAAAACATTTGATACAGGACAAACGTTTCACTTAACTTCCATGATTCTTAGCATGAAAGGGCAACTGAGTTGATAGGTAATCAACTACTGACGTCAATGACGTCACGTTTCCGGAAGTCACGTGCCCGAACTGGATTGGTCATGACACACCCGAAGAAGGCCAAAGATTCGGCTGGAAATTTGTGTGGTGAGCTTCTGTCTATGGGTTGGATCGACTAGAAGAAATTAAAAGTTTTATCATTGCGCTCACCTTCTGGACTTTTGAGAACCATAAAAACATGTTGCATGGGTGCAAATTTGATCGGAGTGAACGAACGGCCGTCTGCACGAATGGCtaggaaaggaaaagaaagatcAGCTGAGATGAATGCATGAGCGGTTATGAAAGCGAACCATGCAAGTAGGCAGCTGAAGTAGACAACAAAGTGTGCGCAAAAATAATTACGAGTACATGATTGTTTGCTTGTGAGGAAAATGTTGACCCTGGGGCATTGTAAACGTATTTTCGTTCACGTAGTTTCATAAGTAGGCAATTTGTAGTAGACTGTTACACTAAGTAAGCCATTTGTGCACAACAACCACCTGCCTTGGCTCCATGGGTCACCTCCATATCGGTAAATGTATTCACCTGAAATGACACTTACCCTACACCTAGTGTGAAGGCCGTTCGTTAACTCGGATCAAATTCGACCTTACTCGACCTGACGTGGACATTTGCGTACGTACTTCTTTTCGCCCTCGTAGatgattattatgatttatcactgTACCTCTACTAACATTATCGtatgtcaagtttatgtattcaattTGGTGTCCTGTAagtccgtatgggctgggcgactttatCAAGTCACAGGACACGAAAATTAAATATTCAttcaaatattcattcattcatagatTTATAAGTAAGCAATGTATAGAGTAGACTGATTCACAAATAACTCATTTGTGGACACCAACCACCTGCCTAAGCTCTGTGAAGTTCACTGTTTCACCCCATATATCAGCACATGCGTTCACCCGATCCGACTTTACTCGACCTGACTTGAAACTT
Protein-coding sequences here:
- the LOC136423545 gene encoding ectonucleotide pyrophosphatase/phosphodiesterase family member 7-like codes for the protein MELWLNLVLLCSCLTLANARQKLLLISFDGLRWDYTDDVDTPNFDDVSRSGVRVPYMTPCFVSLSAPCHWTMATGQYPESHGVVHNVCYDVTTGERIDWPDSLTNSRWMDAGAEPIWITAKRQGKRVGTYFFPGGSVDIKGMRADKIVPMGTTTNTLEDWKERVDTVMMWLSRDDLDLVTLYFSQPDLDVHYHGVGSEERKRMVRQVDSVIGYLREEIRRNDLEATLNVIIASDHGAQDVNTSPHQIELLNYVPESYLQFYLADYGPLAIIQPKEGKLEEVYTLLSNAHPNMTVYKKEDFPPDLHWANHPRVPAILAMADPTFVIYSTYPGYPPLLSEHGWSPRLPDMRAYFRAFGPSFKVDYDVAPFESVNLYPLMCRVLGVAPAPNNGTLSLVGNMLRDDVSSGHLLEFNMAAVTMATATAILLSCQT